The following nucleotide sequence is from Streptomyces sp. HUAS CB01.
CGCGCTTCGCGCCAAGCAGGCCGAGCAGGGCGGTGCCGAGTAATTCGGCTCGCGCATTGATCCGCGCCGCCTAGCGCGCGGGTCGCAGCGGGCCCAACGTACGCCCGCCGACATGTACACCCGGCACCAGCCGATTTAGTGGAAGGACCGCCATCATGGCGAAGCTGTCTCAGGAAGACCTGCTCGCGCAGTTCGAGGAGATGACCCTCATCGAGCTCTCCGAGTTCGTGAAGGCGTTCGAGGAGAAGTTCGACGTCACCGCTGCCGCCCCGGTCGCCGTTGCCGCCGCCGGTGGCGCCGGTGTCGCTGCCGCCGAGGCCGTCGAGGAGAAGGACGAGTTCGACGTCATCCTCACCGGCGCCGGCGACAAGAAGATCCAGGTCATCAAGGTCGTGCGTGAGCTGACCTCCCTGGGCCTGAAGGAGGCCAAGGACCTCGTCGACGGCACCCCGAAGCCGGTCCTCGAGAAGGTCAACAAGGAGGCCGCCGACAAGGCCGCCGAGGCCCTCAAGGGCGCCGGTGCCGCTGTCGAGGTCAAGTGACCTTGCGAGTCTTCTGACTCTCGCGCTGTAACGCGCACACACTGAAGGGCGATCATCCATTCGGGTGGTCGCCCTTCGGCGTTCCCTCCACCGTCGGGTGGCTCCTTGCGATGTCCGCTGCGGAGAGTAAGGTGATCTTCGCCGTGCGCCAGGTGACGATCCCCGCAGCCAGGATTGGGCTGGGGGGCCTTGACGAACCGCACGCAGCGCGCAATTCTCAGGACGCGTCGTCACAACGGTCCAAGTTCGAGGCATGGATCGGCGACGGAACGGGCAGTATCGGTGTGCGCCTCCCGGCGCACGGCATACCGCGGAGTTGAGAACAACGAGGGTCTCGGTTTACCCGCCCTGGACATCAGTGGGCCAAGTGGCTACACTGACCCTTTGCGCTGCCTGTTAGCTGCCCCCTGCCCGTCACCAGGGGCATCCCCACGCACGAGCATCGTTGACCAGAATACCCCTGACCTGGGATTTCTGTCTTTGTGCCCGGCTTGGGACCGGTACGCGCGTAGTGAGTCCGAGCCCTCGGAAGGACCCCCTCTTGGCCGCCTCGCGCAACGCCTCGACCGCGAATACGAACAACGGCGCAAGCACCGCCCCGCTGCGCATCTCCTTTGCAAAGATCAAGGAGCCCCTCGAGGTTCCGAACCTCCTCGCGCTGCAGACCGAGAGCTTTGACTGGCTGCTCGGCAACGCAGCGTGGAAGGCTCGTGTCGAGGCGGCTCTGGAGTCCGGACAGGACGTCCCCACCAAGTCCGGTCTGGAGGAGATCTTCGAGGAGATCTCCCCGATCGAGGACTTCTCCGGGTCGATGTCGCTGACCTTCCGCGACCACCGCTTCGAGCCTCCGAAGAACTCGATCGACGAGTGCAAGGAGCGCGACTTCACGTACGCCGCCCCGCTCTTCGTCACGGCCGAGTTCACCAACAACGAGACCGGCGAGATCAAGTCCCAGACGGTCTTCATGGGCGACTTCCCGCTCATGACCAACAAGGGCACGTTCGTCATCAACGGCACCGAGCGTGTCGTGGTGTCGCAGCTGGTCCGCTCGCCGGGTGTCTACTTCGACTCCTCCATCGACAAGACGTCCGACAAGGACATCTTCTCCGCCAAGATCATCCCGTCCCGGGGTGCCTGGCTGGAGATGGAGATCGACAAGCGCGACATGGTCGGTGTCCGTATCGACCGCAAGCGCAAGCAGTCCGTCACCGTCCTCCTGAAGGCGCTCGGCTGGACCACCGAGCAGATCCTCGAGGAGTTCGGCGAGTACGAGTCGATGCGCGCCACCCTGGAGAAGGACCACACCCAGGGCCAGGACGACGCGCTGCTCGACATCTACCGCAAGCTGCGCCCGGGCGAGCCCCCGACGCGTGAGGCCGCGCAGACCCTTCTTGAGAACCTGTACTTCAACCCGAAGCGCTACGACCTCGCCAAGGTCGGCCGCTACAAGGTCAACAAGAAGCTCGGCGCGGACGAGCCGCTGGACGCCGGCGTGCTCACCACCGACGACGTCATCGCGACCATCAAGTACCTGGTCAAGCTGCACGCCGGTGAGACCGAGACGGTCGGCGAGAGCGGTACCCAGATCGTCGTCGAGACCGACGACATCGACCACTTCGGCAACCGCCGTCTGCGCAACGTCGGCGAGCTGATCCAGAACCAGGTCCGTACGGGTCTCGCCCGTATGGAGCGCGTCGTGCGCGAGCGCATGACCACCCAGGACGTCGAGGCGATCACGCCGCAGACCCTGATCAACATCCGGCCGGTCGTCGCCTCCATCAAGGAGTTCTTCGGCACCAGCCAGCTGTCC
It contains:
- the rplL gene encoding 50S ribosomal protein L7/L12, yielding MAKLSQEDLLAQFEEMTLIELSEFVKAFEEKFDVTAAAPVAVAAAGGAGVAAAEAVEEKDEFDVILTGAGDKKIQVIKVVRELTSLGLKEAKDLVDGTPKPVLEKVNKEAADKAAEALKGAGAAVEVK